One Owenweeksia hongkongensis DSM 17368 genomic region harbors:
- a CDS encoding DUF1801 domain-containing protein has protein sequence MLSLRSILSNCHPDITQEWKYRLPFFYLKGKMFCYLWMDKKTTHPYIGFTDGGQMEHPSLIQGDRKRMKILLIDPNNDIPLNLLKKVLNEALALRS, from the coding sequence ATGCTCAGCTTACGAAGCATTCTCTCTAATTGCCACCCGGACATTACACAGGAGTGGAAGTATCGTCTTCCCTTCTTTTACCTCAAGGGTAAAATGTTTTGCTATTTATGGATGGATAAAAAAACAACACATCCTTATATCGGTTTTACTGATGGCGGCCAAATGGAACATCCATCGCTTATTCAAGGAGATAGAAAAAGAATGAAAATATTACTGATTGACCCAAATAATGATATTCCGCTAAACCTTTTGAAGAAAGTTTTGAATGAGGCTTTGGCCCTTCGTAGTTAA
- a CDS encoding cytochrome-c peroxidase: MLGSRKISLITKGRLLWVVGVLFLISSCRPDKTELQPVSFVGFERPGHFPAPHYNFKNNPVTKDGFELGRKLFYDPILSASGSISCGSCHLPEAGFADPGKAKSEGIDGLLGKRNSPALANLAWFPSFMADGGINHIEVMPIAPITDSAEMGSSLAKTMLTLNASPTYRKLFKQAFDVDSISDQKLLFALAQFMSMMISSESKFDEHLQGKNVFNESEKRGYKIFQQHCVSCHSGALTTDFSFKNNGLDITSADLGRARITQDENDRGKFKVPSLRNVELSYPYMHDGRFKTLDAVIDHYTTSIQPTPNLAEELQEPIILTNNEKQDLVKFLTTFTDYNYITKPSLAKSKQNL, encoded by the coding sequence TTGCTTGGCAGTAGAAAAATATCGCTTATTACTAAAGGACGCCTGCTATGGGTGGTGGGTGTCCTTTTTCTTATCTCATCCTGTAGACCAGACAAAACTGAGTTACAACCAGTCAGTTTTGTAGGGTTTGAAAGACCTGGGCACTTTCCTGCTCCTCATTATAATTTTAAAAACAATCCTGTAACCAAAGATGGCTTTGAGTTAGGTCGCAAACTTTTTTACGATCCTATCTTATCGGCATCTGGTTCAATTTCCTGTGGGTCATGTCATCTTCCTGAAGCCGGTTTTGCTGATCCTGGTAAGGCCAAAAGTGAAGGAATTGATGGACTTCTTGGAAAACGGAACTCCCCCGCCCTGGCTAATTTGGCTTGGTTTCCCTCATTTATGGCAGATGGTGGAATAAATCACATTGAAGTGATGCCTATTGCACCAATTACCGATTCTGCCGAAATGGGCAGCAGTCTTGCAAAAACTATGCTTACACTTAATGCCAGCCCTACTTATCGCAAACTCTTTAAGCAAGCTTTTGATGTAGATAGCATTTCAGATCAGAAACTGCTTTTCGCTTTAGCTCAGTTTATGAGTATGATGATTTCTTCTGAAAGTAAGTTTGATGAGCACCTACAAGGCAAAAATGTGTTTAACGAAAGTGAGAAGCGCGGCTATAAGATTTTTCAACAGCATTGCGTTTCATGCCACAGCGGTGCACTGACCACTGATTTTAGTTTTAAAAATAACGGCTTGGATATTACTTCTGCCGACTTGGGAAGAGCTCGGATTACTCAAGACGAAAATGATAGAGGAAAGTTTAAAGTTCCCAGTTTACGTAATGTAGAACTGAGCTATCCATATATGCACGATGGACGTTTTAAAACTTTGGATGCGGTTATTGACCACTACACCACCAGTATACAGCCAACTCCTAATTTAGCGGAAGAGCTTCAGGAGCCCATCATTCTTACAAATAATGAGAAGCAGGATTTAGTGAAATTTCTTACCACCTTTACGGACTATAATTATATTACAAAACCATCGCTTGCCAAGAGCAAGCAAAACTTATAG
- a CDS encoding MbnP family protein, which yields MKSLKNLGFIALLSSVALFTSCDDDSKDDTQDPSDNVTYGDFTFEIEHTFDGNAFAYNTEYTNGSGEKLEFNNLRYYISNIKLEKVDGTVWSEEESYHLIDHAVPSSSMFLIEDVPTGEYHKISYMIGVDSARNVAGAQEGALSTSNNMFWSWNTGYIFIKAEGNSLASSDSTFSYHVGGFGGPDAAQVTNSHHMHNHMLNISPNASPQMHIITDVKKLFDGDHHTISIANLSRVRMPGDDAKMVSHNLAEAFILDHIHD from the coding sequence ATGAAAAGTTTAAAAAACCTTGGCTTTATAGCCCTTCTTTCCTCTGTTGCACTATTTACATCATGTGATGATGATAGCAAAGACGACACTCAAGATCCATCCGACAATGTTACTTATGGTGACTTTACCTTTGAGATAGAGCACACATTTGACGGTAACGCTTTTGCCTACAATACAGAGTATACCAATGGTAGTGGCGAAAAATTGGAATTTAACAACCTACGCTATTACATTAGCAACATTAAGCTGGAAAAAGTGGACGGAACCGTGTGGAGTGAAGAAGAAAGCTATCACTTAATTGACCACGCAGTACCTTCCTCTTCCATGTTTTTGATTGAAGATGTGCCAACTGGTGAATACCACAAAATAAGCTACATGATAGGCGTAGATAGCGCTCGCAATGTAGCTGGCGCACAAGAAGGCGCTCTTAGTACATCAAATAATATGTTTTGGAGCTGGAACACAGGTTACATATTTATCAAAGCTGAGGGTAATTCGTTGGCATCTTCAGATAGCACTTTTAGCTACCATGTAGGTGGTTTTGGGGGGCCTGATGCCGCTCAGGTTACCAACTCTCATCACATGCACAATCATATGTTGAACATAAGCCCAAATGCATCACCTCAAATGCACATCATAACCGATGTAAAGAAGCTGTTTGATGGTGATCACCATACCATAAGCATCGCTAATCTTAGCCGTGTTCGTATGCCGGGTGATGATGCTAAAATGGTATCTCACAATTTGGCTGAGGCATTTATCTTGGATCATATCCACGACTAA
- a CDS encoding TonB-dependent receptor — protein sequence MRLPLFALCFFSSISFVFAQHNLEVALRDNETREAIPYAMMEIHESGQRINTDVFGTSLVKLTKGSYHLHFSATGFEASDLDITLKRDTSFTVFLKPTFVELREVLIEEGISKTTNRKLTQDIERINISENSKTDGATLAEALSNVAGVASYNTGVGIAKPIIRGFTATRISVYDQGIKQEGQQWGMDHGLEIDPFSANRMEILKGAGALQYGSDALGGVVKLLPDPVPDNGFSGGYTGMYKSNNGTIGNSVHLNIKKDKHFVSGRISYQDYDDYRIPADEFTYNGFVLPVVDNRLKNTAGNLLSGRLTYGYLGEKYNLRLMASQYKQNVGLYPGATGIPRAYDVANIGDVSDIDLPNQEVIHSKLYAKLNVKIKDNWLITDVGFQQNDRVENSNPHSHGFIEIDEDDTEALGLDLKTLSLNSSYSWSKKKIKYVLGTNQQYQKNVRSGWEYLLPDFETYNGGIFTLLNGDFSEKLSWSGGVRLDYGYVNSKQYLQPWYNDLDSLVERSPDLDRHFFNYAASAGVSYFPNDTWNFKVNLAKSFRVPVPAELASNGVHHGTFRHEIGSSDLDAEEGYQLDLTAIFQKKAFYIKLTPFLNCFTNYLYLRPSGMFSPLPDAGQMYIYSQTQALHTGGELFAEVHPIEHLHISTALEYVFNLNLETNLPLPFTPPLSNLFSVEYDLIKNSKVKWTIVGEYRATSAQNRVDRNEKITPGYNLFNAKTTLQFPVWKTDWVLGLSCRNIGNTAYLSHLSRYRILNLPEQGRNIILSLNVGF from the coding sequence TTGCGTCTACCACTATTTGCACTCTGCTTTTTTAGCTCTATTAGTTTTGTCTTTGCTCAGCATAATCTGGAAGTAGCGCTTCGTGATAATGAAACCCGTGAGGCCATTCCCTATGCTATGATGGAAATTCACGAAAGTGGCCAGCGCATTAATACAGATGTGTTTGGTACTTCCTTAGTGAAGTTAACCAAAGGAAGTTATCACCTTCACTTTTCGGCTACAGGTTTTGAAGCCAGCGATCTTGATATTACATTAAAAAGAGACACTTCTTTTACAGTATTTCTAAAACCAACTTTTGTAGAATTGCGAGAGGTTCTGATTGAGGAAGGTATTTCTAAAACCACAAATCGGAAGCTTACACAAGACATTGAGCGAATCAATATTTCGGAGAATAGCAAAACTGATGGAGCAACTTTAGCAGAAGCTTTAAGTAATGTAGCCGGTGTTGCATCATACAACACGGGGGTAGGTATAGCAAAACCAATTATTCGCGGATTTACCGCCACACGAATTTCAGTTTATGATCAAGGGATAAAGCAGGAGGGCCAGCAATGGGGCATGGATCATGGTTTGGAAATTGACCCTTTTAGTGCTAATCGTATGGAAATTCTTAAAGGTGCTGGGGCCTTGCAATATGGCTCTGATGCTTTGGGGGGAGTTGTGAAACTACTGCCAGACCCCGTTCCAGATAACGGTTTTTCAGGAGGGTATACAGGAATGTATAAGTCAAATAACGGAACCATTGGAAACTCTGTCCACCTTAATATCAAAAAAGATAAGCACTTTGTGAGTGGACGTATCAGCTATCAGGATTATGATGATTATAGAATTCCAGCTGATGAATTTACATACAATGGATTTGTGCTTCCGGTGGTAGACAATAGGCTAAAAAACACAGCAGGTAACCTTTTGAGCGGCAGGCTCACGTATGGCTATTTGGGTGAAAAGTACAATTTGAGATTAATGGCCAGTCAGTACAAGCAAAATGTAGGCTTGTACCCAGGTGCTACAGGAATTCCCAGAGCTTATGATGTGGCTAATATTGGAGATGTAAGTGATATCGATTTGCCCAACCAGGAGGTGATTCACAGTAAGCTTTATGCAAAACTCAATGTGAAAATTAAGGACAATTGGCTTATCACCGATGTTGGATTTCAGCAGAATGATAGAGTAGAAAATTCAAATCCTCATTCACATGGTTTTATCGAAATTGATGAGGACGATACTGAAGCACTAGGTCTTGACTTAAAAACCTTGAGTTTAAACAGCAGTTATAGCTGGAGCAAAAAAAAGATAAAATATGTTTTGGGTACTAACCAGCAATACCAAAAAAATGTGCGAAGTGGCTGGGAATATTTGTTGCCCGACTTTGAAACGTATAATGGTGGAATTTTCACTTTGCTTAACGGTGATTTTAGCGAAAAGCTAAGTTGGAGTGGAGGTGTGAGATTGGATTATGGATACGTCAATTCCAAGCAATATCTGCAACCTTGGTATAATGACTTGGACTCATTAGTAGAGCGATCACCGGATTTGGATAGACATTTTTTCAATTATGCGGCTTCGGCTGGAGTGAGTTATTTCCCGAATGATACCTGGAATTTTAAGGTAAACCTTGCTAAAAGTTTTAGGGTGCCTGTGCCTGCTGAATTGGCAAGCAATGGTGTGCATCATGGTACATTTAGACATGAAATAGGAAGTTCGGATTTGGATGCTGAAGAAGGCTACCAACTAGATTTGACAGCTATTTTTCAGAAAAAAGCCTTCTATATAAAATTAACACCGTTTCTAAATTGTTTTACAAACTATCTATACTTAAGGCCTTCGGGTATGTTTAGTCCTTTGCCGGATGCGGGGCAGATGTATATTTACTCGCAGACACAGGCTTTACATACTGGTGGTGAATTATTTGCTGAGGTTCACCCAATTGAGCATTTGCACATTTCCACAGCTTTGGAATATGTTTTTAATCTGAATTTAGAAACAAATCTGCCCTTACCATTTACCCCACCGCTCTCTAACTTATTCTCCGTGGAATATGATTTGATTAAAAATTCAAAAGTAAAATGGACCATTGTTGGGGAATATCGCGCTACATCTGCGCAGAATAGAGTTGATAGAAACGAAAAGATAACACCTGGCTACAATCTTTTTAATGCAAAAACAACATTACAATTTCCGGTTTGGAAAACAGATTGGGTTTTAGGATTGTCTTGCAGAAATATTGGGAACACCGCTTACTTAAGTCATTTGTCACGATACAGGATTTTAAACCTACCAGAGCAGGGCCGAAATATTATTCTATCGTTAAATGTTGGTTTTTAA
- a CDS encoding DUF4625 domain-containing protein: MKTVFKVLLPIVGSAFLMASCDKDDDNDTTAPIIKSATIDGKVEDIEVTAGTAMTFVVEVSDNEDLGQLKLDVHDNFDGHTHKSTASVSWAEVKIVELSGTDKTVTQEMNVPAEATAGPYHADILLIDAEGNEGEFVERSIMIRNGSEPGINVTNPDLSGEVHATKGSTLTIEGTVSDDVDLAEIYIVLEEEHDDDHDHKSTQEEALYEMDFDLTGSADVSWDFQTDGNVNIAIPANAETGHYELTIRAEDAEGNINILSGEIHIM; encoded by the coding sequence ATGAAAACAGTATTTAAAGTATTACTGCCAATTGTAGGTTCGGCCTTTTTGATGGCTTCATGCGATAAGGATGACGACAATGACACCACAGCACCAATTATTAAATCAGCTACTATTGATGGTAAAGTGGAGGATATTGAAGTTACAGCAGGAACGGCTATGACCTTTGTGGTAGAAGTAAGTGATAACGAAGATTTGGGACAGCTAAAGCTGGATGTACATGACAATTTTGACGGACACACTCACAAAAGTACTGCAAGTGTTAGCTGGGCTGAAGTGAAAATCGTAGAGCTTTCGGGTACAGATAAAACTGTAACGCAGGAGATGAATGTGCCGGCAGAAGCTACAGCTGGTCCTTATCACGCAGATATTTTGCTTATCGATGCTGAAGGTAATGAAGGCGAATTTGTGGAAAGAAGTATTATGATCAGAAATGGAAGTGAGCCAGGCATTAACGTTACTAACCCTGACCTAAGTGGAGAAGTACATGCAACTAAAGGTTCTACACTTACTATAGAAGGAACTGTATCTGACGATGTTGATCTTGCTGAAATTTATATTGTGCTGGAAGAAGAGCATGATGACGATCACGATCATAAATCAACTCAGGAAGAGGCGCTGTACGAAATGGATTTTGACCTTACGGGTTCGGCAGATGTAAGTTGGGATTTTCAAACCGATGGAAATGTTAATATTGCAATACCTGCAAACGCAGAAACAGGCCACTATGAACTAACTATAAGAGCTGAAGATGCTGAAGGAAATATCAATATCTTAAGTGGCGAAATACATATTATGTAA
- a CDS encoding Fur family transcriptional regulator: MNAEALLKSHGLRKTAGRLAVLALFSKEGKALSHSELQDGVTENVDRVTLYRILESFEQKGILHKVPDDQVSVKYALCDHEHEVGEAHSDNHAHFKCRVCGDTVCLDDSEIPQIQVPKGYVVEGSLLLISGLCAKCA; encoded by the coding sequence ATGAATGCTGAGGCACTTTTAAAATCACATGGATTACGCAAAACCGCTGGGAGACTGGCGGTTTTGGCGTTATTTTCAAAAGAAGGAAAAGCACTTTCGCACAGTGAACTTCAGGATGGAGTAACTGAAAATGTGGATCGTGTAACCTTATATCGGATTTTAGAATCCTTTGAGCAAAAAGGAATTCTGCATAAAGTGCCGGATGATCAGGTCTCAGTAAAATATGCGCTCTGTGATCATGAGCATGAAGTGGGAGAGGCCCACTCTGATAATCATGCTCATTTTAAATGTCGTGTTTGTGGTGATACCGTTTGCCTTGATGACTCTGAAATTCCACAAATCCAAGTGCCGAAAGGTTATGTTGTAGAGGGAAGTCTTCTGCTTATAAGTGGGCTTTGCGCAAAATGTGCTTAG
- a CDS encoding PKD domain-containing protein: MKSTKLLFTFLVFCTLNFIALSQNCQIKKAPFFENFDKITFSSGTAQNGGSIDSCWQRSSANTYYWRVGPASSRTPNTGPQNDHTTGNGKYMFTEINGINYYPITTELKSPLIDLDTLNNPKLTFFTHLFGLSIASFKVHINNGSGWNLEYSITGPQQSSRADAWDKVTINLSSYLGDTIQVRFTGEKVPYAPGPWAETDMSIDDFRISNDTACETPQNLTISFETDVKAGIKWISGGANNWNVSYGPTGTSAQNGILINTATPHVILSGLTPSSSYDVYVRDSCAPGQVSSWFGPISFITDCSPVLAPFIENFDSANFSVYNSFPPCWKRKTTGGDFYFLARQGPTFHPSTGPSGDHTTGNGRYVFSVRSGGSGSPVYGAASFKTPLLDLSNLTKPSLSFWYHMYGADIDSMAVFVESKDVSKKVLSLIGQQQFSNTDAWKEMEIDLSGFKDDTIEVAFTSYKYALTGTKTNVAIDDIAIEEAPICPKPYVLHAEKITGTSVTLGWSAATPSSWQLKYRPTASSGAFTFISTANNPTTINGLSPRTEYEFYVRDSCIAPNTSQWVGPLVITTDCPLYNIPFYENFDSTAWVPGVSLSNIGNEISPCWNRPDSLAPHFGVMTGATTSTSTGPANGSGGTGKYIYTEASGTNYPTTGEITSPQIYINPLRVNPRLRFGYHMYGSDITSLEVEVGNENGFTNVHTFTGAQQTSSTAPWKYHLVSLAQFSGDTIQVKFKGNFSGFNGDVAIDDFLVTAKHCPLVSTSFTDSIHFLQANFVLDSTNSNDSLYWDFGDGTDTSIVNSSHVYDTAGTYTVKLLAYNNCGNVDSTIKTITVCDSLWADFNITQVGDTVIFTANPTPGQTIYYWDLGNGKDTVGSEIKYSYQNHDSVKVGLTVVNICGDSVSLFKVVRLCLPPEALWSYHIVSTTSSGMKVQFDGTNSKNAVIYHWSFGDGDTAIGAMPLHTYVTPGLHYKVILTVKNRCDQQNLKSGKLSEIGLPELKLESLLDLFPNPSNGKFTLTWTSNEVLIKSIQLIDISGNPLYRQEINKEQNGIINIDVSQIPKGNYVLKIQTLSGIVNKPVVISP; this comes from the coding sequence ATGAAAAGCACAAAACTACTGTTCACCTTTCTCGTTTTCTGTACTCTTAATTTTATTGCACTTAGCCAAAATTGCCAAATAAAAAAGGCTCCATTTTTTGAGAATTTTGATAAAATTACTTTTAGCTCTGGCACAGCACAGAATGGAGGATCTATAGATAGTTGCTGGCAACGCAGCTCTGCAAACACCTATTATTGGAGGGTTGGTCCTGCTAGCAGCAGAACTCCAAATACAGGTCCTCAGAATGATCATACCACGGGTAATGGCAAATACATGTTTACCGAAATAAATGGTATAAATTATTATCCTATCACAACAGAGCTTAAGTCCCCATTAATAGATCTAGATACCTTAAATAATCCTAAACTAACCTTTTTCACCCACTTGTTCGGCCTGTCTATAGCATCATTTAAAGTGCATATAAACAATGGCTCTGGCTGGAATCTTGAGTACTCCATAACCGGTCCTCAGCAAAGTAGCAGGGCTGATGCCTGGGATAAAGTAACGATAAACCTAAGTAGCTACTTGGGAGATACCATCCAGGTAAGATTTACAGGAGAAAAGGTGCCCTATGCCCCTGGCCCTTGGGCTGAAACAGATATGTCAATTGATGACTTTAGAATCTCTAATGATACTGCATGTGAAACTCCCCAAAATCTTACAATAAGTTTTGAAACCGATGTAAAAGCTGGTATTAAATGGATAAGCGGTGGGGCAAACAATTGGAATGTAAGCTATGGTCCAACAGGTACCTCTGCTCAGAATGGAATTTTAATAAATACAGCAACTCCACATGTGATATTGTCTGGCCTTACTCCCTCCTCATCTTATGACGTATATGTGCGTGATAGCTGCGCACCGGGGCAAGTTTCGAGCTGGTTTGGTCCCATAAGTTTCATAACAGATTGCTCCCCTGTTTTAGCTCCGTTTATTGAAAATTTTGACAGCGCTAACTTTTCTGTGTATAATTCCTTTCCTCCTTGTTGGAAACGAAAAACGACTGGGGGCGATTTTTACTTTTTAGCTCGGCAAGGTCCAACATTCCACCCTTCAACCGGCCCTTCTGGTGATCATACTACCGGTAACGGAAGATATGTATTTTCAGTGAGAAGTGGTGGTTCGGGATCGCCCGTTTACGGAGCAGCTAGTTTTAAAACTCCCCTGCTAGATTTGAGTAATCTCACAAAACCAAGTCTCAGTTTTTGGTATCACATGTATGGTGCTGACATTGATTCTATGGCTGTATTTGTTGAAAGTAAAGACGTGAGTAAGAAAGTACTTTCCTTAATTGGTCAGCAACAGTTTTCCAATACCGATGCCTGGAAAGAAATGGAGATTGACTTATCCGGTTTTAAAGACGACACTATCGAAGTAGCTTTTACATCCTACAAATATGCGCTTACCGGTACCAAAACCAATGTTGCCATAGACGATATTGCAATAGAAGAAGCGCCTATTTGCCCAAAACCCTACGTACTTCATGCAGAGAAAATCACAGGAACCAGTGTAACCCTTGGTTGGAGTGCAGCGACTCCAAGTTCCTGGCAGCTTAAGTACCGACCAACCGCAAGCTCAGGAGCTTTCACTTTTATTTCTACAGCTAACAATCCCACTACAATTAATGGTTTAAGCCCAAGGACAGAGTATGAGTTCTACGTACGAGATAGTTGCATAGCTCCAAATACCAGCCAATGGGTAGGTCCCCTTGTTATTACAACAGATTGTCCACTTTATAACATACCATTTTATGAAAACTTTGATAGCACAGCATGGGTACCAGGAGTGAGTTTAAGTAACATAGGAAATGAGATTAGCCCATGCTGGAATCGGCCCGATAGCTTAGCACCTCATTTTGGTGTCATGACCGGGGCTACAACATCTACATCCACGGGCCCGGCTAATGGTAGCGGGGGAACTGGGAAGTATATTTATACTGAGGCATCAGGCACAAACTATCCAACCACAGGTGAAATTACCTCCCCCCAAATTTATATCAACCCGTTGAGAGTAAATCCAAGACTTCGCTTTGGCTACCATATGTATGGCTCTGATATTACATCTCTCGAAGTGGAAGTAGGAAATGAGAATGGCTTTACAAATGTTCATACTTTTACCGGTGCTCAGCAAACCTCATCGACTGCCCCATGGAAATATCATTTAGTGAGTTTGGCTCAATTTAGTGGAGATACAATTCAAGTTAAATTTAAAGGAAATTTTAGCGGATTTAATGGTGATGTTGCTATCGATGATTTTTTAGTGACGGCAAAACATTGCCCCTTAGTATCCACTTCATTTACCGATAGTATTCACTTTTTGCAAGCCAATTTTGTTTTAGATTCTACTAATTCTAACGATTCTCTGTATTGGGATTTTGGCGATGGAACCGACACTTCCATTGTAAACTCTTCACATGTATATGATACCGCAGGAACTTATACCGTTAAACTCTTAGCGTATAATAATTGTGGAAACGTAGACTCGACCATAAAAACTATAACTGTATGTGATAGCCTTTGGGCCGACTTCAATATAACTCAGGTGGGAGATACTGTAATATTTACCGCAAACCCAACCCCTGGTCAAACTATCTATTACTGGGATCTTGGAAATGGCAAAGACACTGTGGGCTCCGAGATAAAGTACTCCTACCAAAATCATGATTCGGTAAAAGTAGGATTGACCGTGGTAAATATTTGTGGTGATAGCGTCTCATTGTTTAAAGTCGTTAGACTGTGTCTTCCTCCGGAAGCTCTTTGGAGCTATCACATTGTAAGTACAACTTCATCTGGCATGAAGGTTCAGTTTGATGGAACAAACTCTAAAAATGCGGTAATCTACCATTGGAGTTTTGGGGATGGTGACACTGCTATTGGTGCCATGCCTCTACACACTTATGTTACCCCTGGCTTACACTATAAAGTGATTCTTACCGTAAAAAACAGGTGCGATCAACAAAACCTGAAGAGCGGAAAACTGAGCGAAATCGGACTTCCGGAATTAAAACTTGAATCCTTACTTGATTTATTTCCAAATCCATCTAACGGCAAGTTTACTTTGACCTGGACTTCTAATGAGGTACTCATTAAATCCATTCAATTAATAGATATTTCCGGAAACCCACTATATAGACAAGAAATCAATAAAGAACAAAATGGTATTATCAATATAGATGTATCACAAATCCCAAAAGGAAACTACGTTTTAAAGATTCAAACTCTTTCTGGTATTGTGAATAAACCAGTGGTTATAAGCCCTTAG